The following proteins come from a genomic window of Ilumatobacter coccineus YM16-304:
- a CDS encoding L,D-transpeptidase family protein — protein MDTPRPATRSHFDDGSPPPASFSRRHLIFAGLAATATVGYASYSNSQNDTTDDDDAATPADTTTRDTTTTATSIPAAAAPAAAAPTTAASAPTPTLTHELTQGMTGPEVETLQSALVDLSFDPGPVDGVFGGATVRSVWAFEKIVLGIPRTEMRGAVTPEMWDLIHRGVRIAPRRTPGGTHMEVYLPEQVSVLFVDGEARVISHVSSGENIEWCDVVKIDLDDGTTEEKGICGISKTPGGVYHFERKVDGWRNAKLGRLYQPVYFNYGIAIHGSGNVPHYPASRGCVRHPMHIAEYLPDLIEINDMIYVFDGVEEPETYGAAPMIFDYPDPDWIPPTTTTPPTTTPPTTTTSTTTVPAPSTTTTTTTSTSSTTSSSTIAAAPPSTTTLPA, from the coding sequence GTGGACACCCCTCGCCCAGCGACACGATCACACTTCGACGACGGCTCTCCACCTCCGGCGAGCTTCTCCCGACGACATCTGATCTTCGCCGGCCTCGCGGCCACGGCGACCGTCGGCTACGCGTCGTACTCGAACAGCCAGAACGACACAACCGACGACGACGATGCCGCCACCCCGGCCGACACCACCACGCGCGACACGACGACCACGGCGACCTCCATTCCTGCGGCTGCCGCACCAGCTGCTGCGGCGCCGACGACCGCTGCCTCGGCGCCGACCCCGACGTTGACGCACGAACTCACCCAGGGCATGACCGGACCCGAGGTCGAAACACTGCAATCAGCACTCGTCGACCTCAGCTTCGACCCCGGCCCGGTCGACGGGGTCTTCGGCGGAGCGACGGTCCGGTCGGTGTGGGCATTCGAGAAAATCGTGCTCGGCATCCCGCGGACCGAGATGCGCGGCGCGGTCACACCGGAGATGTGGGACCTGATCCATCGCGGCGTGCGCATCGCACCCCGCCGCACACCCGGCGGCACCCACATGGAGGTGTACCTGCCCGAACAGGTGTCGGTCCTCTTCGTCGACGGCGAGGCCCGAGTGATCAGCCACGTCTCGTCCGGCGAGAACATCGAATGGTGCGACGTCGTCAAGATCGACCTCGACGACGGCACCACCGAGGAGAAGGGGATCTGCGGCATCTCCAAGACTCCAGGAGGCGTGTATCACTTCGAACGAAAGGTCGATGGCTGGCGCAACGCCAAGCTCGGAAGGCTCTACCAGCCGGTCTACTTCAACTACGGCATCGCGATCCACGGTTCGGGCAATGTGCCCCACTACCCCGCATCACGCGGATGCGTCCGCCACCCCATGCACATCGCCGAGTACCTTCCCGACCTGATCGAGATCAACGACATGATCTACGTGTTCGACGGCGTGGAGGAGCCCGAAACCTACGGCGCCGCGCCCATGATCTTCGACTACCCAGACCCCGACTGGATTCCGCCGACGACCACCACGCCCCCGACCACCACGCCCCCGACGACCACGACATCGACGACGACCGTGCCGGCCCCCTCCACGACGACCACGACGACCACCTCAACCTCGTCGACGACCAGTTCGTCCACCATCGCCGCGGCGCCGCCGTCGACAACGACGCTTCCGGCCTGA
- a CDS encoding DUF305 domain-containing protein: MSYGRFAAMIATSTIVMFGLMYLNTYSFDHVRWSETRFYMALLMGSVMAFIMLGFMLSMYKSTKINIAIFVASIVVFAASLGLVRSQATVQDTSWMRAMIPHHSIAILTSERAEIDDVRVCELATSIIEAQQREIDEMDWLIDDIAENGKATTAAEAAERPVPEFTGDAIRSCP; the protein is encoded by the coding sequence ATGAGCTACGGACGTTTCGCGGCGATGATCGCCACCTCCACCATCGTCATGTTCGGTCTGATGTACCTCAACACCTACTCGTTCGACCACGTCAGGTGGAGCGAGACCCGGTTCTACATGGCACTGCTGATGGGCAGTGTGATGGCGTTCATCATGCTCGGCTTCATGCTCAGCATGTACAAGAGCACGAAGATCAACATCGCGATCTTCGTCGCTTCGATCGTGGTGTTCGCGGCATCACTCGGCCTCGTGAGAAGCCAGGCAACCGTGCAGGACACCTCGTGGATGCGAGCGATGATTCCCCATCACTCGATCGCGATCCTGACGAGCGAGCGCGCCGAGATCGACGACGTTCGCGTGTGCGAACTGGCAACGAGCATCATCGAGGCACAGCAACGTGAGATCGACGAGATGGACTGGCTCATCGACGACATCGCCGAGAACGGGAAGGCCACGACCGCTGCCGAAGCAGCGGAGCGCCCGGTTCCCGAGTTCACCGGTGACGCCATCCGCAGCTGCCCCTGA
- a CDS encoding cation transporter, protein MTESTSTRTYSVPEISCGHCKQTIESAVQGLGGVSSVEVDIDAKTVAVTGGDSEAIVTAIEDVGFDVAR, encoded by the coding sequence ATGACCGAATCGACATCAACCCGTACCTACTCCGTGCCCGAGATCTCGTGCGGCCACTGCAAGCAGACCATCGAGTCGGCAGTGCAGGGGCTCGGTGGGGTCTCGTCCGTGGAGGTCGACATCGACGCCAAGACCGTCGCGGTCACCGGTGGCGACAGCGAGGCGATCGTCACCGCCATCGAAGACGTCGGTTTCGACGTCGCCCGCTGA
- a CDS encoding heavy metal translocating P-type ATPase produces MTTPMTDHRVTLDLDVEGMTCGSCAARVQKTLAKQPGIADAEVNYATGRARITADGEIDLDALTAAVERTGYTLVVPHGIDAQPAEFDVGGMTCGSCAARVQKVLQRQPGVADAEVNYATGRAVVTPAAGDPLDAAGLAAAVRKAGYDLVAVDRYAPSSGPSATERADQADDDEARERRLWLRRALIAAPVAAFMVSTMLYHDLAMENTWLRWLQFALAVPVQFYVGWPILVGAAQRARHLTANMDTLIAMGTLSAFVFSTYQLLTDGMELYFEAAVVILFFITLGRYLEARAKSRAGKALRALVELGAKEARLVRDGVEEMVPVDTVRVGDVVKVRPSEKVPVDGEVVDGASAVDESMLTGESLPVDKRVGDKVAGATVNTSGVLTIRATAIGAETALAQIVELVENAQTGKSAAQRLADRISAVFVPVVMSISLLTFLGWTVIGGSVSGGVYAAVAVLIIACPCALGLATPMAIMVGTGRGAQLGILIKSVEVLERTRRITTVVFDKTGTLTEGAMSVTDIVTADDTTSVELLAKAGAVEADSEHPIGQAIAEAARAEHGSLDAVTAFETIVGHGIRADVDGTTVWVGRRELASQASLVLPDALDADAAELEAQGRTAVFAGWDGRVRGVIAVADTLKSAAVDTVQQLHDLGLTVAMITGDNSRTAQSIADAVGIDRVIAEVLPEDKHREVQRLQESGEVVAMVGDGVNDAPALVQADLGIAIGTGTDVAIESSDLTLLRGDVDGVVTAIELSRRTYRTIVQNLGWAFGYNTIAIPLAVAGLLSPMIAGAAMAFSSISVVANSIRLRRFGRTRPSTATPTESRSTS; encoded by the coding sequence ATGACGACACCGATGACCGACCATCGAGTGACGCTCGACCTCGACGTCGAGGGGATGACGTGCGGGTCGTGCGCGGCCCGAGTGCAGAAGACACTGGCCAAGCAACCGGGAATCGCCGACGCCGAGGTCAACTACGCCACCGGTCGGGCCCGAATCACCGCGGATGGCGAGATCGATCTCGACGCCTTGACGGCGGCCGTCGAACGCACCGGCTACACCCTGGTCGTGCCGCACGGCATCGACGCTCAGCCCGCCGAGTTCGATGTCGGCGGGATGACGTGTGGGTCGTGCGCGGCGCGTGTGCAGAAGGTCCTCCAGCGACAGCCGGGCGTCGCCGACGCCGAGGTCAACTACGCCACGGGTCGCGCCGTCGTCACCCCGGCGGCCGGTGATCCGCTCGATGCCGCTGGGCTCGCCGCGGCGGTCCGCAAGGCCGGCTACGACCTCGTCGCCGTCGACCGTTACGCCCCGTCGTCCGGACCGTCGGCGACGGAACGCGCCGACCAGGCCGACGACGACGAGGCCCGTGAGCGTCGGCTGTGGCTCCGGCGAGCGCTCATCGCCGCTCCCGTTGCGGCATTCATGGTCTCGACCATGCTCTACCACGACCTCGCGATGGAGAACACCTGGCTGCGCTGGCTGCAGTTTGCGCTGGCCGTGCCGGTGCAGTTCTACGTCGGCTGGCCGATCCTCGTCGGCGCAGCGCAACGGGCACGGCACCTCACCGCCAACATGGACACGCTCATCGCGATGGGCACGCTCTCGGCGTTCGTGTTCTCGACGTACCAGCTGCTGACCGACGGGATGGAGCTCTACTTCGAAGCGGCCGTCGTCATCCTGTTCTTCATCACGCTCGGCCGATACCTCGAGGCACGCGCCAAGAGCCGGGCAGGTAAAGCGCTTCGAGCGCTCGTCGAGCTCGGGGCGAAGGAAGCGCGTCTCGTCCGTGATGGTGTGGAGGAGATGGTGCCCGTCGACACGGTTCGCGTCGGCGACGTGGTCAAGGTGCGTCCGAGCGAGAAGGTCCCCGTCGACGGCGAGGTGGTCGACGGCGCGAGTGCGGTCGACGAGTCGATGCTCACCGGTGAGTCGCTTCCGGTCGACAAGCGGGTCGGCGACAAGGTGGCCGGCGCCACGGTCAACACATCTGGCGTGCTCACGATTCGCGCCACGGCGATCGGCGCCGAAACCGCGCTCGCGCAGATCGTCGAACTCGTCGAGAACGCCCAGACCGGCAAGTCGGCTGCGCAGCGTCTGGCCGATCGCATCTCCGCCGTGTTCGTTCCGGTGGTGATGTCGATCTCGCTGCTGACATTCCTCGGCTGGACCGTCATCGGGGGCAGCGTCAGCGGCGGGGTCTACGCCGCCGTCGCCGTGCTCATCATCGCCTGCCCGTGCGCGCTGGGGCTGGCGACGCCGATGGCGATCATGGTCGGCACCGGCCGTGGTGCCCAGCTCGGCATCTTGATCAAGTCGGTCGAGGTGTTGGAACGAACGCGCCGGATCACCACGGTGGTGTTCGACAAGACCGGCACCCTCACCGAGGGAGCGATGTCGGTGACCGACATCGTCACCGCCGACGACACGACCTCGGTCGAACTGCTGGCGAAGGCGGGAGCGGTCGAGGCCGACAGCGAGCATCCGATCGGCCAGGCGATCGCCGAGGCCGCTCGCGCCGAGCACGGCTCGCTCGACGCGGTGACCGCGTTCGAGACCATCGTCGGTCACGGCATCCGTGCCGACGTCGACGGCACCACGGTCTGGGTCGGGCGTCGCGAGCTGGCGTCGCAGGCATCGCTCGTACTCCCCGACGCGCTCGACGCCGACGCGGCGGAACTCGAAGCGCAGGGCCGAACGGCGGTGTTCGCCGGTTGGGACGGCCGGGTCCGAGGCGTGATCGCCGTCGCCGACACGCTCAAGTCCGCAGCCGTCGACACGGTGCAGCAGCTCCACGATCTCGGATTGACCGTCGCCATGATCACCGGCGACAACTCGCGCACTGCGCAGTCGATCGCGGACGCCGTCGGCATCGATCGGGTGATCGCCGAAGTGCTGCCCGAAGACAAGCATCGCGAAGTGCAGCGCCTGCAGGAGTCGGGGGAGGTCGTCGCCATGGTCGGTGACGGGGTCAACGATGCGCCGGCCCTGGTCCAGGCCGACCTCGGTATCGCCATCGGCACGGGCACCGATGTGGCGATCGAGTCCAGTGACCTCACGTTGCTCCGCGGCGACGTCGACGGCGTCGTCACCGCCATCGAGTTGTCGCGCCGCACCTACCGAACGATCGTCCAGAACCTCGGCTGGGCGTTCGGGTACAACACGATCGCCATTCCGCTCGCCGTGGCCGGTCTGCTCAGCCCGATGATCGCCGGTGCCGCCATGGCGTTCTCGTCGATCAGCGTGGTCGCCAACAGCATCCGCCTTCGCCGCTTCGGCCGCACAAGGCCCAGCACCGCAACGCCCACCGAATCCAGGAGCACCTCATGA
- a CDS encoding heavy metal-responsive transcriptional regulator, translating into MRIGELANTAGVTAKTIRYYESIGLLDEPERTESGYRSYGPPAIERLDFVKQAQASGLSLAEIRSILQIKDAGGQTCAHTTELLRHHLDELDARIVELEAARAELRAMFERAGALDPADCTDANRCQIITETAATG; encoded by the coding sequence ATGCGAATCGGCGAGCTGGCGAACACGGCGGGGGTGACCGCGAAGACCATCCGGTACTACGAGTCGATCGGACTGCTCGACGAGCCCGAGCGGACCGAGTCCGGCTATCGCTCGTACGGCCCGCCCGCGATCGAGCGCCTCGATTTCGTGAAGCAGGCGCAGGCGTCCGGACTCTCGCTGGCCGAGATCAGATCGATCCTGCAGATCAAAGATGCCGGTGGGCAGACCTGCGCACACACGACCGAGTTGTTGCGCCACCACCTCGACGAACTCGACGCGCGGATCGTCGAACTCGAAGCGGCGCGTGCTGAGCTGCGGGCGATGTTCGAGCGGGCTGGAGCGCTCGATCCGGCCGACTGCACCGACGCCAACCGGTGCCAGATCATCACCGAGACGGCCGCGACCGGGTGA
- a CDS encoding copper-translocating P-type ATPase: MRPSDRHTPGGRDHRHAEHHADGEHIDHASHGSHDDHASHDDHAEMFRVAFWRNLALAIPVLIFSEQIQDWFGYELSFSGSHWIAPVLGTIIYVYGGRPFLTGGLDEARSRQPGMMLLIALAITVAFASSVASLTDAIDLEFWWELASLIVIMLLGHWQEMKAIGQAQGALAALAELLPDDAERVTENGDIESVAIGDLVVGDRLLIRSGSRIPADGLIVDGAVEVDESMLTGESNPVAKSEGDQVVAGSVATDNSIRVEVTAIGDDTALGGIQRLVTEAQGSKSRAQALADRAAAVLFYVALGAATITAIVWLALGRTDDALIRTITVLIIACPHALGLAIPLVISLSTAKAAENGILVKDRLALERMHTIDTVLFDKTGTLTAGEHVVADVAAIDGDADRILSIAAGVEGDSEHPLARAIVRKAARSGIDAADAIDFRSMTGRGVAATVDGKSVSIGGPSLLRELELTTPRELSEQIDEWEHRGAAVLHVIVDDAIVGALALEDGVRSESRLAVDALHDRGIRVVMLTGDSQAVADSVAAELGIDEVYAEVLPDEKDAAVRDLQDRGLTVAMVGDGVNDAPALARADVGLAIGAGTDVAIESAGVVLASSDPRSVLGVIVLSNASYRKMIQNLAWAAGYNIAAIPLAAGVLAPIGFVLPPAIGAALMSLSTIVVAANAQLLRRVDVRPDAH, translated from the coding sequence ATGCGCCCCAGTGATCGACATACCCCCGGGGGTCGCGACCACCGGCATGCCGAGCACCATGCAGACGGCGAACACATCGACCACGCCAGCCACGGCAGCCACGACGACCACGCCAGCCACGACGATCATGCCGAGATGTTCAGAGTTGCGTTCTGGCGCAACCTCGCTCTCGCGATTCCGGTCCTGATCTTCTCCGAGCAGATCCAGGACTGGTTCGGCTACGAGCTCTCGTTCTCCGGCTCGCACTGGATCGCGCCCGTACTCGGCACCATCATCTACGTCTACGGTGGCCGTCCGTTTCTCACCGGCGGCCTCGACGAGGCCAGGTCTCGCCAGCCGGGGATGATGCTGTTGATCGCCTTGGCGATCACCGTGGCGTTCGCCTCGTCGGTCGCGTCACTCACCGATGCGATCGACCTCGAGTTCTGGTGGGAACTCGCCTCGCTCATCGTCATCATGCTGCTCGGCCACTGGCAGGAGATGAAGGCGATCGGACAAGCGCAGGGGGCCCTCGCCGCGCTCGCCGAACTCCTGCCCGACGACGCCGAGCGGGTGACGGAGAACGGCGACATCGAGAGCGTGGCGATCGGCGACCTCGTCGTGGGCGATCGGTTGCTGATTCGTTCCGGAAGTCGGATTCCCGCGGATGGCCTGATCGTCGATGGCGCTGTCGAAGTCGACGAGTCGATGTTGACCGGCGAGTCGAATCCGGTGGCGAAGTCCGAGGGCGACCAGGTGGTCGCCGGATCTGTTGCCACCGACAACTCCATTCGCGTCGAGGTCACGGCGATCGGGGACGACACAGCTCTGGGCGGGATTCAACGACTCGTCACCGAGGCACAAGGTTCGAAGTCACGAGCGCAGGCACTCGCCGACCGCGCCGCCGCCGTACTCTTCTACGTCGCCCTCGGGGCGGCCACCATCACCGCGATCGTCTGGTTGGCGCTCGGCCGCACCGACGACGCGCTGATCCGGACGATCACGGTCCTGATCATCGCGTGCCCACACGCCCTCGGCCTCGCCATTCCTCTCGTGATCTCGCTGTCGACGGCCAAGGCCGCCGAGAACGGCATCCTGGTCAAGGATCGCCTCGCCTTGGAACGCATGCACACGATCGACACCGTCCTGTTCGACAAGACGGGCACGCTCACGGCCGGCGAGCACGTGGTCGCCGACGTCGCAGCGATCGATGGCGACGCCGACCGCATCCTCTCCATCGCCGCCGGGGTCGAGGGCGACTCCGAGCACCCGCTCGCGCGTGCCATCGTCCGCAAGGCGGCACGTTCCGGCATCGACGCAGCAGACGCCATCGACTTCCGCTCGATGACGGGGCGTGGCGTGGCTGCGACGGTCGACGGGAAGTCGGTGTCGATCGGCGGCCCGTCGCTGCTTCGCGAACTCGAGCTGACGACGCCGCGAGAACTGAGCGAGCAGATCGACGAGTGGGAGCATCGTGGCGCGGCGGTGTTGCACGTCATCGTCGACGACGCGATCGTCGGAGCGCTTGCGCTCGAGGACGGCGTACGGTCCGAGTCCCGCCTGGCCGTCGATGCGCTCCACGATCGCGGCATTCGTGTCGTCATGCTGACGGGCGACTCTCAGGCCGTTGCCGACAGCGTTGCTGCTGAACTCGGCATCGACGAGGTGTACGCCGAGGTGCTTCCCGACGAGAAGGACGCCGCCGTCCGAGACCTCCAGGATCGGGGCCTGACCGTCGCGATGGTCGGCGACGGCGTCAACGACGCGCCGGCCCTCGCTCGTGCCGACGTCGGCTTGGCCATCGGGGCGGGAACCGACGTGGCGATCGAATCGGCGGGTGTCGTGCTCGCCTCGTCGGACCCGCGCTCCGTGCTCGGCGTGATCGTCCTGTCGAACGCGAGCTATCGAAAGATGATCCAGAACCTCGCGTGGGCAGCCGGGTACAACATCGCGGCCATTCCGCTCGCGGCAGGCGTCCTCGCTCCGATCGGCTTCGTGCTCCCGCCCGCAATCGGCGCGGCGCTCATGAGCCTCTCCACGATCGTCGTCGCGGCCAACGCCCAACTGCTGCGCCGAGTCGACGTTCGACCCGACGCTCACTGA
- a CDS encoding M23 family metallopeptidase, which produces MTSLPARALAIGLSMSLALAIPTVATADHGGSAAQQAAAEIQAARDRADAAAQALFDKESEIDQLDVAIADAEVELARIEDEADEMRRGLEQQAVRQFVGAGPTSFPLLIDLEHANDSLSAGMYNAVATETINVDLDDFDAVMKEVEQQRTSLERQRAAADDATRTYAALRDTAEAEIVRLGEIEAQRLQDEAVQHELDALRERERLAELQRQAAAEPPATTATATTPVPVATASIDAGESTDDGDDGTDTATTAAPVEADPSPEPATTSAPEAPSTTAAPAPAPAPEPSSSEPAPTVPVQVPDVGSGLACPVDGPRSFADTWGAPRSGGRSHEGVDIMAPGGTPLVAMEAGRVEFNTNTLGGNTLRLYGNSGTRYYYAHLSAWEGSNRTVAKGEVIGYVGMTGNTSANHLHLQVHPGGGAAVNPYPYARAACG; this is translated from the coding sequence ATGACGTCCCTCCCGGCCCGGGCTCTGGCCATCGGTCTGTCCATGTCGCTGGCGCTCGCCATCCCGACCGTCGCCACGGCCGATCACGGCGGTTCGGCCGCCCAACAGGCCGCTGCCGAGATCCAGGCGGCACGCGATCGAGCCGACGCAGCGGCGCAGGCGCTTTTCGACAAGGAATCCGAGATCGACCAACTCGACGTCGCCATCGCCGACGCCGAGGTCGAACTCGCACGGATCGAAGACGAGGCCGACGAGATGCGCCGGGGGCTCGAGCAGCAGGCCGTCCGCCAGTTCGTCGGTGCCGGACCGACCAGCTTTCCGTTGCTCATCGATCTGGAACACGCCAACGACTCGCTGTCGGCCGGCATGTACAACGCCGTCGCCACCGAGACGATCAACGTCGACCTCGACGACTTCGATGCGGTGATGAAGGAGGTCGAGCAGCAACGCACCTCGTTGGAGCGGCAACGCGCCGCGGCCGACGATGCCACGCGGACCTACGCCGCCCTCCGGGACACGGCCGAAGCCGAGATCGTGCGCCTCGGCGAGATCGAGGCGCAACGCCTGCAGGACGAAGCGGTGCAGCACGAACTCGACGCGCTGCGCGAGCGAGAACGCCTCGCCGAGTTGCAACGCCAGGCGGCCGCCGAACCGCCGGCGACAACGGCAACGGCAACGACACCAGTTCCCGTCGCGACCGCGTCGATCGATGCCGGCGAAAGCACCGACGACGGCGACGACGGCACCGACACGGCGACCACGGCCGCACCGGTCGAGGCCGACCCGTCGCCCGAGCCGGCCACCACCTCGGCACCGGAGGCCCCGAGCACCACGGCAGCGCCTGCGCCGGCACCCGCGCCCGAGCCGAGTTCGTCCGAGCCCGCACCGACCGTTCCCGTCCAGGTTCCCGACGTGGGGAGCGGACTCGCGTGCCCGGTCGACGGGCCACGCTCGTTCGCCGACACGTGGGGCGCTCCACGGTCGGGCGGACGGAGTCACGAAGGGGTCGACATCATGGCCCCGGGCGGCACGCCGCTCGTCGCGATGGAAGCGGGCCGCGTCGAGTTCAACACCAACACCCTCGGCGGCAACACGCTGCGGCTCTACGGCAACAGCGGCACGCGGTACTACTACGCCCACCTCAGTGCGTGGGAAGGCTCGAACCGCACGGTCGCCAAGGGCGAGGTGATCGGCTACGTCGGCATGACCGGCAACACGTCGGCCAACCACCTCCACCTCCAGGTGCATCCCGGCGGCGGTGCGGCAGTCAACCCGTACCCCTACGCACGCGCCGCCTGCGGCTGA
- a CDS encoding amidohydrolase, translated as MTNDNDLLVRDVRLGGSDRSEAIVIVGGRVQSVGAAPSDWMGPTVDGAGMLALPGLVDGHAHVDKTMWGLPWRGHSADPERGLAGLIDNERSGRRELPSVYERAGALLDAYIERGTTLIRTHVDVDLDNGVSAVEQVRQAADDRAGAIDVQIVAFPQSGMLVAPGTVELLDAAISAGADLVGGIDPAGFDGSPVEHLDAIFAIADRHGCGLDLHLHDRGALGRWEMGQVVDRTRALGLDGKVTVSHAFGLCDGDPSIPSLVERLGAQRISLATVAPGNVDPLPLDLLDQYGVAVCLGQDGIRDLWSPWGDADMLARAGLMGWRAGYRRDADLDRCADIATTRGAAAIGVTDHALVPGGRGDVVLVDAACAAEAVVTSPPRRLVVAAGRVVAGDRARTATDARRLS; from the coding sequence ATGACGAACGACAACGATCTGCTCGTACGCGATGTCCGGCTGGGTGGGTCGGATCGGTCGGAGGCGATCGTGATCGTCGGCGGTCGCGTGCAATCGGTCGGTGCTGCACCGAGCGACTGGATGGGCCCGACGGTCGACGGTGCCGGGATGCTCGCGTTGCCGGGCCTGGTCGACGGGCACGCGCACGTCGACAAGACCATGTGGGGTCTGCCGTGGCGCGGTCATTCGGCCGATCCCGAGCGAGGACTCGCCGGGTTGATCGACAACGAGCGCTCCGGTCGCCGTGAACTGCCGTCGGTCTACGAACGTGCCGGCGCCCTGCTCGACGCGTACATCGAGCGCGGCACGACGCTGATCCGCACGCACGTCGACGTCGATCTCGACAACGGGGTGTCGGCGGTCGAACAGGTGCGGCAGGCGGCCGATGACCGAGCCGGTGCGATCGACGTGCAGATCGTGGCGTTCCCGCAGAGCGGCATGCTGGTGGCGCCCGGCACCGTCGAACTGCTCGACGCGGCGATCTCGGCAGGCGCCGACCTGGTCGGCGGGATCGATCCGGCGGGCTTCGACGGCTCGCCGGTCGAGCATCTCGACGCGATCTTCGCGATCGCCGATCGGCACGGCTGTGGTCTCGACCTGCACCTGCACGATCGTGGGGCGCTCGGTCGGTGGGAGATGGGGCAGGTCGTCGACCGGACGCGTGCGCTCGGGTTGGACGGCAAGGTGACCGTGTCGCACGCCTTCGGTCTGTGCGACGGCGACCCGTCGATCCCCTCACTGGTCGAACGGTTGGGAGCACAGCGGATCTCGCTGGCGACGGTTGCTCCCGGAAACGTCGATCCGTTGCCGCTCGACCTGCTCGACCAGTACGGGGTCGCGGTGTGCCTGGGCCAGGACGGCATCCGCGATCTTTGGTCGCCGTGGGGCGACGCCGACATGCTCGCCCGTGCCGGGTTGATGGGATGGCGGGCCGGCTATCGGCGCGACGCAGACCTGGATCGTTGCGCCGACATCGCCACCACGCGCGGGGCCGCAGCCATCGGCGTGACCGATCATGCGCTCGTGCCGGGCGGTCGAGGCGACGTGGTGCTCGTCGACGCCGCGTGTGCTGCCGAAGCCGTGGTGACGAGTCCGCCCCGGCGCCTCGTGGTGGCTGCCGGTCGGGTCGTGGCCGGCGATCGAGCGCGCACCGCGACGGACGCCCGTAGGTTGTCGTGA
- the glsA gene encoding glutaminase A, with amino-acid sequence MVEVPDEQRLVEWLDEICRDVYQRVESLDGGELASYIPELANVDPDRFAIATVTVNGESALTGDHAQLFTIQSISKLLLYGMALETHGRERVMRRAGVAPTGDPFNAIELDEKLHRAPNPMVNSGAIAITDMVEGRDLAERTDNVLSLFERYLGRRPDVDQAVCASEHASGHRNRAIGYLLLDQGIVDDRVAETLDLYFLQCSILVTAADLALIGATIANNGVHPITGDQIVGPKVARDMLTVALTCGMYDYAGEWAYTVGIPAKSGVGGGLVGMLPGVGGLAVYSPRLDEHGNSVRGIRVFEKLSRDFDLHVFDPERPWSPET; translated from the coding sequence ATGGTGGAGGTTCCGGACGAGCAGCGGTTGGTGGAGTGGCTCGACGAGATCTGCCGTGACGTCTACCAGCGTGTGGAGTCCCTCGACGGCGGCGAGCTCGCCTCGTACATCCCCGAACTGGCCAACGTCGATCCCGACCGATTCGCGATCGCGACGGTCACAGTCAACGGTGAGTCGGCGCTGACGGGCGATCACGCGCAACTGTTCACGATCCAGTCGATCTCGAAGTTGTTGCTCTACGGCATGGCGCTGGAGACCCACGGTCGGGAGCGGGTGATGCGCCGCGCCGGCGTGGCCCCGACCGGTGATCCGTTCAACGCGATCGAACTCGACGAGAAGCTCCATCGTGCCCCGAACCCGATGGTGAACTCCGGTGCCATCGCGATCACCGACATGGTCGAGGGACGAGATCTCGCCGAGCGCACCGACAACGTGCTGTCGTTGTTCGAGCGGTATCTCGGTCGACGGCCCGACGTCGACCAGGCGGTGTGCGCCTCGGAGCATGCGAGCGGTCACCGCAACCGGGCCATCGGCTACCTGTTGCTCGACCAGGGCATCGTCGACGATCGGGTGGCGGAGACGCTCGACCTCTATTTCCTCCAGTGCTCGATCCTGGTCACGGCCGCCGACCTCGCGCTGATCGGCGCGACGATCGCGAACAACGGGGTGCACCCGATCACGGGTGATCAGATCGTCGGGCCGAAGGTGGCTCGCGACATGCTCACGGTCGCGCTCACGTGCGGCATGTACGACTATGCGGGGGAGTGGGCGTACACGGTCGGGATCCCGGCCAAGAGTGGCGTCGGCGGGGGTCTCGTCGGCATGCTCCCTGGCGTGGGCGGTCTGGCGGTGTACTCGCCGCGCCTCGACGAGCACGGCAACAGCGTGCGCGGGATCCGCGTGTTCGAGAAACTCTCACGCGACTTCGACCTCCACGTGTTCGACCCCGAGCGGCCCTGGAGCCCTGAAACGTGA